A section of the Phaseolus vulgaris cultivar G19833 chromosome 8, P. vulgaris v2.0, whole genome shotgun sequence genome encodes:
- the LOC137826616 gene encoding uncharacterized protein isoform X2 has translation MFRMNFFLLWVSCTDLLWVSCGSLLFLQFLQQPVVEVEWIFKHQVSAPTGSGSRMGFSFISTMFKHQVSAATGSGSGMDFQAPSFFSNR, from the exons atgtttaggatgaacttttttcttctttgggtttcctgCACCGATCTTCTCTGGGTTTCCTGCGGTTCTCTCCTATTTCTCCAG TTTCTGCAGCAACCGGTAGTGGAAGTGGAATGGATTTTCAAGCACCAAG TTTCTGCACCAACCGGTAGTGGAAGTCGAATGGGATTTTCGTTCATATCAACCATGTTCAAGCACCAAG TTTCTGCAGCAACCGGTAGTGGAAGTGGAATGGATTTTCAAGCACCAAG TTTCTTCAGCAACCGGTAG
- the LOC137826616 gene encoding uncharacterized protein isoform X4, with protein MFLMIFLLLWVSCGSLLFLQFLQQPVVEVEWIFKHQVSAPTGSGSRMGFSFISTMFKHQVSAATGSGSGMDFQAPSFFSNR; from the exons atgtttctgatgatttttcttcttctttgggtttcctgcggttctctcctatttctccag TTTCTGCAGCAACCGGTAGTGGAAGTGGAATGGATTTTCAAGCACCAAG TTTCTGCACCAACCGGTAGTGGAAGTCGAATGGGATTTTCGTTCATATCAACCATGTTCAAGCACCAAG TTTCTGCAGCAACCGGTAGTGGAAGTGGAATGGATTTTCAAGCACCAAG TTTCTTCAGCAACCGGTAG
- the LOC137827118 gene encoding serine/arginine-rich SC35-like splicing factor SCL30 codes for MRRNSPAYYSPPRRGYGGRGGGSNRRGFGGGRRRDTSNGSLLVRNIPLDCRPEELRFPFERFGPVRDVYIPKDYYSGEPRGFAFVQFVDPYDASEAQYHMNRQIFAGREISVVVAEETRKRPEEMRHRTRARGPAGYGGRRSSHYGRSRSRSVSRSRSPPYHSGSRSRYRSRSYSPAPRRQSDYSVSPRRQAEHPRSPRGPPRERDGEQKRRSYSPGYGNGIEQNQSNGYAEKSMYKSEADRGQWKSSRSPVGSRSRSADLSPRRGR; via the exons ATGCGGCGGAACAGTCCTGCATACTACAGTCCTCCGCGGCGAGGATACGGTGGCCGAGGAGGGGGTTCCAATAGGAGGGGATTCGGTGGAGGCAGGCGCAGGGACACCAGCAATGGAAGCCTCTTGGTTCGGAACATTCCTCTCGATTGCAGACCTGAGGAGCTGCGGTTTCCTTTCGAGCGATTCGGACCTGTTCGCGATGTTTACATACCCAAGGATTATTACTCTGG AGAACCTCGAGGCTTTGCATTTGTGCAGTTTGTGGATCCTTATGATGCCTCAGAGGCACAGTACCATATGAACAGACAGATTTTTGCTGGAAGGGAAATATCTGTAGTTGTGGCTGAAGAGACAAGAAAAAGACCAGAGGAGATGCGACACAGGACCAGAGCCag AGGACCAGCAGGCTATGGAGGACGTAGGTCTTCTCATTACG GGCGTTCTCGATCTCGCTCAGTTAGTAGATCACGCTCACCACCTTATCATTCTGGTTCTAGAAGTCGATATCGTTCAAG GTCCTATTCTCCTGCTCCAAGACGGCAAAGTGATTACTCTGTTTCCCCTAGGAGGCAAGCAGAGCATCCTAGATCACCAAGAGGTCCTCCCCGGGAGCGAGATGGTGAGCAAAAGCGTAGATCTTATTCTCCTGGATATGGCAATGGTATTGAACAGAATCAAAGCAATGGATATGCTGA GAAATCTATGTACAAGTCTGAAGCTGATCGAGGCCAGTGGAAGTCATCGAGATCACCCGTTGGATCTAGATCAAGATCTGCTGACCTGTCACCAAGGCGTGGAAGATGA
- the LOC137826615 gene encoding uncharacterized protein has translation MARNEEKAQSMLNRFITMKAEEKKKPKERRPFLASECRDQSEADKWRQQIMREIGRKVAEIQNEGLGEHRLRDLNDEINKLIREKSHWERRIVELGGANYAKYSAKMTDLDGNIVDVPNPGGRGPGYRYFGAAKKLPGVKELFEKPPELRKRRTRYDIYKRIDASYYGYRDEEDGVLERLEGPAEEAMRREAAEEWRRLDEVRREARKGVKSGEVAEVSAVAREMLREEEEEVVEEEREREREKEENRERREFIVHVPLPDEKEIERRVLEKKKMELLSKYVSEGLMEEQTEAKNMLNIQR, from the coding sequence ATGGCTCGAAATGAGGAGAAGGCGCAGTCGATGCTGAACCGCTTCATCACGATGAAGGCGGAGGAGAAGAAGAAGCCGAAGGAGCGCCGTCCGTTCCTCGCCTCGGAGTGCCGCGACCAGTCGGAGGCCGATAAGTGGCGCCAGCAGATAATGCGCGAGATCGGGCGGAAGGTGGCGGAGATTCAGAACGAGGGTCTGGGAGAGCACCGGCTGCGCGACCTCAACGACGAGATCAACAAGCTGATTCGGGAGAAGTCTCACTGGGAGCGCCGCATTGTGGAGCTCGGCGGGGCCAATTACGCGAAGTACTCGGCCAAGATGACGGACCTCGACGGCAACATCGTCGACGTCCCCAACCCGGGCGGCCGTGGCCCCGGCTACCGCTACTTCGGCGCGGCGAAGAAGCTTCCCGGTGTCAAGGAGCTTTTCGAGAAGCCCCCGGAGCTCCGCAAGCGGCGCACGCGGTATGATATTTATAAGCGGATTGATGCGAGTTATTATGGTTACCGTGATGAAGAGGATGGTGTGCTGGAGCGGCTGGAGGGCCCGGCGGAGGAGGCGATGCGGCGGGAGGCGGCAGAGGAGTGGAGGAGGTTAGATGAGGTGCGGAGGGAGGCGAGGAAGGGGGTGAAAAGTGGGGAGGTGGCGGAGGTGTCGGCGGTGGCTAGAGAGATGTtgagggaggaggaggaggaggtggtggaggaggagagggagagggagagagagaaagaggagAATAGGGAGAGGAGGGAGTTTATTGTGCACGTGCCGCTGCCGGATGAGAAGGAGATTGAGAGGAGGGTGctggagaagaagaagatggaGTTGTTGAGTAAGTATGTGAGTGAGGGGCTTATGGAGGAGCAGACTGAGGCCAAGAACATGCTCAATATTCAACGTTAG
- the LOC137825344 gene encoding uncharacterized protein, translated as MSVSRQNTNCVKDVNPQSENWILIARVIRLWFVSDFKKTKFPFSMEMVIQDKDGDRIHVSVRRTLIYKFQNDIFEDKVYSFNFFSVSTNSGSYRTTCHQYKINFQFGTKVSSIDVIGILTGVGTERELNRSGSTTKLNAISIEADGYRIECTLFGNYVDELNAFLSSGELENIVISVHFAKVKIFQDKVFIQNCLECTKIIYNDKSKDATELKKRMIESSDSPTQGLSQLCDSGKQNVEDEFITFIHRNTIQGLKDCKEESTFVILATIKHIVSDDDWWYTACLCGKAVYPDSKMFFCEKCNKHVIKVQQRYKLKLRVIDETDSTTFVLFDRDATTLINKSCAELFESHDKNGDSGVLPKDFDLLIDKAVLFKVGCVKDQSLRFDQSFRVKKVCIDDSTIQRFCEGRVENVELHSQKKRLCTIKDVQQDESSVPLSQDLFNKFSTEAAELQSKTIDLGSDSVLGTVTEFVAPRVTRDFASPAHTPDDDIPLRKPIAISLLYFFPTSIILIFLFLIVMVVIPEEIVKLSGKGLFTTVNIRGENGHVDRAFAIEFENELEEEWTLSDSQGNIHIVYYNKDILCPQIVYGWSRLSDFYGFKGDHNILFRYVGNNSFHITVFMGELCEMILTKFLKEVEGRLLLNSGPFIHFGLKLSSKQVFGGYVDLPSPFSEYIRRGKFKKVNLHGWLEAVECTIFKSKYQIPDLLSMVYYVSAWFWEVQLKRFRTEKKSCSRMVQKKVSQSSFFLLNRVVGSGYIDVLYVSVFGENQNPNTTCISESRNADNGKDARRKRKNILYELRRENVKTTGGSTPNSCEDLGSPTSRIMITNIPVYEKFTPNNQLMHSATKVLSSMSTVSNLELLQDVAKSAKVEEGNFIYGQREKVNPTRGQTIVNSSKKFLCQSSQNTSINDSICAKLTPDNEFNTMHSIPKVLSSMSTVSNEEFGLTVQLHGQSTLKSIQDFDSQTSGITGSNFLSSHQLTPKNQLNMMNSTTKAMSSMQTITHGDITLTQLPHVTPKSHVNVMDATSQSLSCLQTICTTPKFQGNSVAGSLGYVFSNTLNLHNKSGTHSVEIIESVTQRLNFDEDIQNEENNDDTRQVFSSELYSKAENEATVEFGQPTIQCEYCLGEVWYEERSQKSKIYVKVDFSICCQKGKVQLPFLQKPPKLLLDLLNGKDSRSQHYLQNIRSYNSMFSFTSIGGNIQSSINDGSGPPQFILHGQNYHRIGSLLPNSGSSPKFAQLYIYDTQNEVSNRLSHFGSKVKNVTFDKSLIEDLTKMIDDNNVLAKTFRRVREFLHDDVNSDFALRLFRHRCKDLRVYNTPTTDEIAALIVGDMSNMEVGRDIIVKKYSGQMYRLHETHTTFIPLQYPLIFPFGEDGYQEHIPIRNSGSNSRERKRSRISLREFIAFRIQERNVEFGNIVHSRRLFQQFLVDAYTMVEAQRLSFIRLNQKTIRCDILQGVQEAMNRGETNSSAIGKRIVLPSSFTGGMRYMFNNCQDAMAICKTFGYPDLFITITCNVNWSEIRDFVTSKGLTAADRPDIVCRVFKMKLDQMMIDFKKNDYFGKVNAGMYTVEFQKRGLPHAHILLWLDGENKLRNPTDIDGVISAELPDAFLYPKLSKAVTTYMIHGPCGVSRISSPCMINGRCSKFYPKKFKLLTTIDEDGYACYKRQDNGTFILKNGIKLDNRNVVPYSPLLLLRYQAHVNTEYCNKSNSIKYLFKYVNKGPDRANLKITTADKDSTETPVIDEIKQYYDCRYISPCEAVWRIFAFDIHHRWPPVQRLTFHLLYEQPIVFKDNEDIDEILNFNQHKTTMFLAWFEANKIYPLGKNLTYCEYPRFFVWMADRREWKPRKNGLSIGRLTYIPAGSGELYYLRLLLNYQKGCCSYDNIKTVNGFIHKTYKEACYAMGLLADDKEFIDAIIECSVLASGNQLRRLFVTLLMMNTMCRPDEVWNKTWKLLSDDILYQKRKEFVLPGLRIEDAQIQNLCLLQVEELLISNGKCLKDFPSLPEPIHSDSFIYQNRFIIDELNYDKIQMSEMHCSLFQTLTPEQVEVYENIMTAVLSDLGGFFFLYGYGGTGKTFMWKTLSTGLRSKGFIFLNVASNGIASLLLPGGKTAHSTFCIPFVINEESTCNIPQGSLRAKLLIKTKLIIWDEAPMINRLCFEALDRTLRDVMRAVSEENALKPFGGKVIVLGGDFRQILPVVKNGSKYDIVKATVNYSDLWKHCKILKLTENMRLKSDTSIQSKTEIKEFADWILHIGDGDMELNELGQGMIEIPEENLILDVEQPLLQLVEFVYPSYINNVTSDDSFDDGAILCPTKECVDQVNEFILSLIPGSEVCYLSSDSPCECEEQENAQAEWFTTEFLNEIKCSGIPNHCVKLKVGVPIMLLRNIDQANGLCNGTRLHVTHLGKNVIGAKVITGKNIGDQIFIPRMNLTPSETGLPFMFQRRQFPISLCFAMTINKSQGQTLNKVGLYLSRPVFTHGQLYVALSRVKSKKGLKILILDDNGIPTNFTTNVVYKEIFENV; from the exons ATGTCTGTGTCAAGACAAAATACAAATTGTGTGAAAGATGTTAATCCACAAAGTGAAAATTGGATCCTGATAGCAAGGGTTATACGTTTGTGGTTTGTTTCTgatttcaagaaaacaaagtttCCATTCTCCATGGAAATGGTCATACAAGACAAAGAT GGTGATAGAATTCATGTTTCCGTTAGAAGAactctaatttataaatttcaaaatgatatttttgaGGATAAAGTTTATTCCTTCAATTTCTTTAGTGTGTCTActaattcaggatcttatcgcACTACCTGTCACCAatacaaaatcaattttcagTTTGGAACCAAAGTAAGCTCTATTG ATGTTATTGGAATATTAACTGGTGTGGGAACTGAAAGAGAGCTGAATAGATCAGGGTCAACAACTAAGTTAAATGCAATTTCTATTGAAGCTGATGG CTACCGCATTGAGTGTACTTTATTTGGTAACTATGTTGATGAGCTCAATGCATTTCTGTCATCTGGAGAGCTGGAAAATATTGTCATCAGTGTGCATTTTGCTAAAGTCAAAATTTTCCAGG acaaggtttttatacaaaattgcTTGGAATGtacgaaaataatatataatgataaGTCCAAAGATGCAACCGAACTCAAGAAAAG GATGATTGAAAGTTCGGATTCTCCTACACAGGGACTCAGTCAATTGTGTGACTCTGGAAAACAGAATGTTGAGGATGAATTCATCACCTTCATTCATAGAAATACTATTCAAGGCCTGAAAGATTGCAAAGAG gAAAGCACTTTTGTTATCTTAGCTACAATAAAACATATTGTGTCTGATGACGATTGGTGGTACACAGCTTGCTTATGCGGTAAAGCTGTTTACCCTGAttccaaaatgtttttttgtgaGAAATGTAACAAACATGTTATCAAAGTCCAACAGAG gTATAAGCTGAAGCTGCGAGTGATTGATGAAACGGATTCTACGACTTTCGTTCTATTTGATAGGGATGCCACTACACTGATCAATAAATCTTGCGCCGAATTATTTGAAAGTCATGATAAG aacGGTGATTCTGGTGTACTACCAAAAGACTTTGATCTTTTGATTGACAAAGCTGTTTTGTTTAAAGTTGGTTGTGTTAAAGATCAATCTCTTAGGTTTGATCAATCATTTCGTGTCAAAAAAGTTTGTATTGATGATAGTACTATACAAAGGTTTTGTGAAGGTCGTGTTGAAAATGTG GAACTTCATTCTCAGAAGAAACGACTGTGTACTATTAAAGATGTCCAACAGGATGAGTCTTCTGTACCACTTTCTCAG gatttatttaataaattctcCACTGAAGCTGCTGAATTGCAATCTAAAACTATTGATTTAGGCAGTGATAGTGTGTTAGGTACTGTTACTGAATTTGTTGCTCCACGGGTTACAAGAGATTTTGCTTCACCTGCTCACACACCTGATGATGATATCCCGCTTAGG AAACCTATTGCTATTAGTCTTTTATACTTCTTCCCTACTTCTATTATCTTgatctttctttttctcattgtCATGGTTGTCATTCCCGAAGAGATCGTAAAACTTAGTGGGAAAGGTTTATTTACAACAGTTAACATTCGTGGGGAG AATGGACACGTGGATCGTGCATTCGCCATCGAGTTTGAAAATGAACTGGAGGAGGAATGGACCCTCAGCGACAGTCAAGGCAATATTCATATAGTATATTATAACAAAGATATACTTTGTCCCCAAATTGTGTATGGATGGTCCCGTCTGAGTGATTTTTATGGGTTTAAAGGTGACCACAATATATTGTTCCGTTACGTGGGTAATAACTCCTTCCATATAACTGTTTTTATGGGGGAGTTATGTGAAATGATTTTGACAAAATTTCTGAAGGAAGTTGAAGGGAGGTTGCTGCTCAACAGTGGCCCCTTTATACATTTTGGCTTAAAGTTGAGTTCGAAACAGGTCTTTGGAGGATATGTG GATCTGCCTTCTcctttttctgaatatattcgtAGAGGGAAGTTCAAGAAAGTTAATCTACATGGATGGCTAGAAGCTGTTGAATGCACCATTTTCAAGTCCAA ATATCAGATACCAGATCTGCTCTCCATGGTGTACTATGTTTCTGCTTGGTTCTGGGAGGTACAACTCAAACGCTTTAGAACggaaaag AAAAGCTGTTCTAGAATGGTGCAAAAGAAAGTTAGCCAAAGTTCCTTTTTTTTGCTTAATAGGGTTGTGGGATCAGGGTATATTGATGTACTTTATGTTTCTGTTTTTGGAG agaatcaaaatccaaacacaacatgCATATCTGAATCCCGCAATG CTGATAATGGAAAAGATgccagaagaaaaagaaaaaatatattgtatgaATTGCGAAGAGAGAATGTCAAAACAACAG GTGGAAGTACTCCTAACTCATGTGAAGATCTTGGTTCTCCAACATCAAGAATTATGATAACAAATATCCCAGTTTATGAGAAGTTTACTCCCAACAATCAATTAATGCATTCAGCAACCAAAGTATTGTCATCAATGAGTACTGTTAGTAATTTAGAATTGCTTCAAG ATGTTGCCAAATCTGCAAAGGTAGAAGAGGGAAACTTCATTTATGGTCAGCGAGAAAAGGTTAATCCAACAAGAG GTCAAACTATTGTGAACTCAAGTAagaaatttttgtgtcaaagTTCTCAAAATACAAGCATAAATGATTCTATCTGTGCAAAACTGACTCCTGACAATGAATTCAACACCATGCATTCAATTCCAAAAGTATTATCATCAATGAGTACAGTTAGTAATGAAGAATTTGGTCTTACGGTGCAACTTCATG GTCAAAGTACTCTTAAATCAATTCAGGATTTTGATTCTCAGACATCTGGAATTACAGGCTCAaatttcctttcttctcatcAGCTTACTCCTAAAAATCAGTTAAACATGATGAATTCTACTACCAAAGCAATGTCATCAATGCAAACAATTACTCATGGAGACATTACCCTCACTCAACTTCCTCATG TGACCCCTAAGAGTCATGTGAACGTGATGGATGCAACTTCTCAATCATTGTCATGTTTACAAACAATTTGTACTACCCCTAAATTTCAAG GTAATTCAGTTGCAGGGAGTTTAGGGTATGTATTTAGTAACACACTAAACTTACATAACAAGTCCGGTACACACAGTGTTGAAATCATAGAATCAGTGACTCAGAGATTGAATTTTGACGAAGATAtccaaaatgaagaaaataatg aTGACACCAGACAAGTTTTTAGTTCTGAATTATATTCAAAAGCTGAAAATGAAG CTACTGTTGAATTTGGACAACCTACTATTCAATGTGAATACTGCTTGGGCGAGGTTTGGTATGAAGAAAGATCTCAGAAATCTAAGATTTATGTTAAggttgatttttctatttgttgTCAAAAGGGAAAAGTACAACTCCCTTTCTTACAAAAACCTCCTAAATTGCTGTTAGATTTATTAAATGGGAAAGATAGTCGAAGTCAACACTATCTACAAAATATTAGAAGTTACAATAGTATGTTTTCATTTACTTCAATTGGAGGGAATATTCAGTCTTCGATAAATGATGGATCTGGCCCTCCTCAATTTATTCTGCATGGACAAAACTATCATAGGATTGGAAGCTTGCTCCCCAATAGTGGATCATCTCCTAAGTTTGCACAACTTTACATATATGACACTCAAAATGAAGTGTCAAATAGATTATCTCACTTTGG GTCAAAAGTGAAAAATGTGACGTTTGACAAATCCTTAATTGAAGATCTTACCAAGATGATTGACGACAACAATGTTTTGGCCAAAACTTTTAGAAGAGTAAGAGAATTTCTACATGATGATGTAAATTCAGATTTTGCATTGAGGTTATTTAGACACCGATGCAAAGATCTAAGAGTGTACAATACCCCTACAACAGATGAGATAGCTGCATTAATTGTGGGTGATATGAGCAACATGGAAGTAGGGCGAGATATCATAGTGAAAAAATATTCAGGACAAATGTATAGACTCCATGAAACACATACAACCTTTATTCCATTACAATATCCATTAATATTCCCCTTTGGAGAGGATGGGTATCAAGAACATATTCCAATACGGAATTCTGGAAGTAATAGCAGAGAACGTAAGAGAAGTCGTATTTCATTAAGGGAATTTATTGCATTTAGAATTCAAGAAAGAAATGTGGAGTTTGGGAATATAGTCCATTCACGTCGATTGTTTCAACAATTTTTGGTTGATGCATATACAATGGTTGAAGCTCAAAGATTGTCTTTTATAAGGCTAAACCAAAAAACAATCCGTTGTGATATTTTGCAAGGCGTACAAGAAGCAATGAATCGAGGAGAAACAAATTCTTCTGCAATTGGAAAGCGGATAGTTTTACCTTCATCTTTTACAGGAGGAATGAGATATATGTTCAACAATTGCCAAGATGCTATGGCCATTTGCAAAACATTTGGATATCCGGATCTATTTATCACTATTACCTGCAACGTAAATTGGTCAGAAATACGTGACTTTGTTACCTCAAAAGGATTAACTGCTGCTGATAGGCCAGACATTGTTTGTAGAGTTTTCAAGATGAAATTAGATCAAATGATGATTGACTTCAAAAAAAATGACTATTTTGGCAAAGTTAATGCAG GTATGTACACTGTGGAATTTCAAAAAAGGGGTTTACCTCATGCCCACATACTACTGTGGTTGGATGGAGAGAATAAGTTAAGAAATCCAACTGATATTGATGGAGTCATTTCTGCAGAATTACCCGATGCATTTTTATATCCTAAATTGTCAAAGGCAGTGACAACCTACATGATACATGGCCCTTGCGGGGTAAGTCGAATAAGTTCACCTTGCATGATTAATGGTAGATGTTCAAAATTTTACCCAAAGAAATTTAAACTGTTGACTACTATTGATGAGGATGGATATGCATGTTATAAACGTCAAGATAATGGAACattcattcttaaaaatggAATTAAGTTGGACAATAGAAATGTTGTGCCATATAGCCCTTTGCTACTACTGAGGTATCAAGCCCATGTTAACACAGAATATTGCAACAAATCAAATTCAATCAAGTATTTGTTTAAATATGTGAACAAGGGTCCAGATAGAGCCAATTTGAAAATTACTACTGCTGATAAAGACTCTACAGAGACCCCAGTTATTGATGAAATTAAACAGTATTATGATTGTAGATACATATCTCCATGTGAAGCTGTGTGGAGAATATTTGCCTTTGATATCCATCATAGATGGCCTCCAGTTCAACGATTAACTTTTCATCTATTGTATGAgcaaccaattgtttttaaaGACAATGAAGACATTGATGAAATATTGAACTTCAATCAACATAAAACAACAATGTTTTTAGCTTGGTTTGAAGCTAATAAAATTTATCCACTGGGAAAAAATTTGACTTACTGTGAATACCCTAGATTTTTTGTTTGGATGGCAGACAGAAGAGAGTGGAAGCCAAGAAAAAATGGTCTTAGTATTGGAAGGTTAACATATATTCCTGCAGGGTCAGGGGAATTATATTATCTGAGGTTATTGTTGAATTATCAAAAGGGTTGTTGTAGCTATGATAATATCAAAACTGTTAATGGTTTCATTCACAAAACATATAAAGAGGCATGCTATGCAATGGGGCTATTGGCAGATGATAAAGAGTTTATTGATGCAATTATAGAGTGCAGTGTCCTTGCTTCAGGAAATCAGTTGAGAAGACTCTTTGTTACCCTTTTAATGATGAATACTATGTGTAGACCAGATGAAGTGTGGAACAAAACATGGAAGTTGTTATCAGATGATATTTTATACCAAAAAAGAAAGGAGTTTGTCCTACCag GTCTTAGAATTGAAGATGCTCAAATTCAAAACCTTTGTCTTCTACAAGTAGAAGAGTTATTAATTTCAAATGGTAAGTgtttgaaagattttccaagTCTGCCAGAACCTATTCATTCTGATTcctttatttatcaaaatagatTCATTATTGATGAATTGAATTATGACAAAATAcaaatgtctgaaatgcattgTTCTCTTTTTCAAACTCTTACTCCTGAGCAAGTGGAAGTTTATGAGAATATAATGACAGCAGTCCTGTCAGACCTTGgtggattttttttcttatatggttATGGGGGAACTGGAAAAACTTTCATGTGGAAAACTTTGTCCACTGGTCTTAGATCAAAagggtttatttttttaaatgtagcTTCTAACGGTATAGCTTCTTTGTTACTTCCAGGGGGAAAAACAGCTCATTCTACCTTTTGCATTCCTTTTGTAATAAATGAAGAGTCAACATGCAATATTCCTCAAGGAAGTCTTAGGGCCAAATTGTTGATCAAAACGAAATTAATTATATGGGATGAAGCCCCAATGATTAATAGGTTATGTTTTGAAGCCCTAGATAGAACTTTAAGGGATGTCATGAGAGCTGTAAGTGAAGAAAATGCTCTTAAACCTTTTGGTGGTAAAGTAATTGTATTGGGAGGAGACTTTCGTCAGATATTACCTGTTGTCAAAAATGGATCAAAGTATGACATTGTGAAGGCAACAGTAAATTACTCTGACTTATGGAAACATTGCAAAATCTTAAAACTTACAGAGAATATGAGATTAAAGAGTGATACATCAATTCAAAgtaaaacagaaataaaagaGTTTGCTGATTGGATACTTCACATTGGAGATGGAGATATGGAGTTAAATGAGTTGGGACAAGGAATGATTGAAATACCGGAAGAGAATTTAATTTTAGATGTTGAACAACCTTTACTGCAGTTGGTTGAGTTTGTTTATCCCTCCTACATAAACAATGTGACATCTGATGATTCTTTTGATGATGGTGCAATATTATGTCCAACAAAAGAATGTGTGGATCAAGTGAATGAATTCATTTTATCATTAATACCAGGATCTGAAGTTTGTTATTTAAGTTCAGACAGTCCTTGCGAATGTGAAGAACAAGAAAATGCTCAAGCTGAGTGGTTTACAACTGAATTTTTAAATGAGATCAAATGCTCTGGAATTCCCAATCACTGTGTTAAATTAAAAGTCGGAGTTCCAATAATGCTTCTAAGAAATATTGATCAAGCCAATGGACTTTGCAATGGAACAAGATTACATGTAACTCACTTGGGGAAAAATGTTATTGGTGCCAAAGTTATTACTGGGAAAAATATAGGTGATCAAATATTTATTCCCAGAATGAACTTGACTCCTTCGGAAACAGGTTTGCCATTTATGTTTCAAAGAAGGCAATTTCCAATATCTTTGTGTTTTGCCATGACAATAAataaaagtcaaggtcaaactCTGAATAAAGTTGGTCTATATCTATCCCGTCCAGTCTTTACACACGGACAATTATATGTTGCTCTTTCAAGAGTAAAATCTAAGAAAGGGTTGAAGATATTGATTTTGGATGATAATGGTATTCCCACAAATTTCACTACTAACGTGGTTTACAAAGAAATATTCGAAAATGTTTGA
- the LOC137826616 gene encoding uncharacterized protein isoform X3, with protein MNFFLLWVSCTDLLWVSCGSLLFLQFLQQPVVEVEWIFKHQVSAPTGSGSRMGFSFISTMFKHQVSAATGSGSGMDFQAPSFFSNR; from the exons atgaacttttttcttctttgggtttcctgCACCGATCTTCTCTGGGTTTCCTGCGGTTCTCTCCTATTTCTCCAG TTTCTGCAGCAACCGGTAGTGGAAGTGGAATGGATTTTCAAGCACCAAG TTTCTGCACCAACCGGTAGTGGAAGTCGAATGGGATTTTCGTTCATATCAACCATGTTCAAGCACCAAG TTTCTGCAGCAACCGGTAGTGGAAGTGGAATGGATTTTCAAGCACCAAG TTTCTTCAGCAACCGGTAG
- the LOC137826616 gene encoding uncharacterized protein isoform X1, with translation MKYFLVFLIKVSFFSMFLMIFLLLWVSCTDLLWVSCGSLLFLQFLQQPVVEVEWIFKHQVSAPTGSGSRMGFSFISTMFKHQVSAATGSGSGMDFQAPSFFSNR, from the exons atgaaatattttttggtttttcttatcaaagtttcgtttttttccatgtttctgatgatttttcttcttctttgggtttcctgCACCGATCTTCTCTGGGTTTCCTGCGGTTCTCTCCTATTTCTCCAG TTTCTGCAGCAACCGGTAGTGGAAGTGGAATGGATTTTCAAGCACCAAG TTTCTGCACCAACCGGTAGTGGAAGTCGAATGGGATTTTCGTTCATATCAACCATGTTCAAGCACCAAG TTTCTGCAGCAACCGGTAGTGGAAGTGGAATGGATTTTCAAGCACCAAG TTTCTTCAGCAACCGGTAG